AAACCTCATTCCTTCCGCGCGCCGGGCGCCGTGGGAGAGGCCGTTCGTATGTCGGGCGGCTGGACTGCGGGGGTGCCGTTCCCGAGCGAGAGAGTGAGATCCGCTTGTACGCCATCGTGCGCAGCGGTGGTCGCCAGCACAAGGTTGCTGTCGGCGACATCGTTGAGGTTGACAAGATTTCCACCGCCAATGTCGGCGACACGGTCGAGCTCTCGACCCTGCTCGTCGTCGACGGCGACGCCGTGACCAGCGACCCCTGGGTCCTTGCCGGCATCAAGGTCCAGGCCGAGGTCGTGGACCACCACAAGGGCCAGAAGATCGACATTCTGCGCTACAAGAACAAGACCGGCTACCGCCGTCGTCAGGGCCACCGCCAGCAGTACACGGCGATCAAGGTCACTGAGATCCCCGCGGCTGCGAAGTAAGGGACTGAGGAGAGATGGCACACAAGAAGGGCGCATCGTCCACCCGTAACGGTCGTGACTCCAACGCTCAGCGCCTCGGCGTGAAGCGCTTCGGCGGTCAGGTCGTCAACGCGGGTGAGATCCTGGTCCGCCAGCGCGGCACGCACTTCCACCCGGGCTCGGGTGTCGGCCGTGGCAAGGACGACACGCTGTTC
The DNA window shown above is from Streptomyces akebiae and carries:
- the rplU gene encoding 50S ribosomal protein L21 — translated: MYAIVRSGGRQHKVAVGDIVEVDKISTANVGDTVELSTLLVVDGDAVTSDPWVLAGIKVQAEVVDHHKGQKIDILRYKNKTGYRRRQGHRQQYTAIKVTEIPAAAK
- the rpmA gene encoding 50S ribosomal protein L27: MAHKKGASSTRNGRDSNAQRLGVKRFGGQVVNAGEILVRQRGTHFHPGSGVGRGKDDTLFALNAGAVEFGTARGRKVVNIVPVG